The Candidatus Nitrosocosmicus franklandus genome contains a region encoding:
- a CDS encoding sulfurtransferase TusA family protein has protein sequence MSSNSDATSKSNMKTIDVRGLYCPEPVFRTKIEMEKMMKGDLLKVVSDDPDSEEDISRWVNRNGHELLSLNKTDKDLEFTIKKAK, from the coding sequence ATGTCGTCCAATTCTGATGCTACATCAAAGTCCAATATGAAAACAATTGATGTAAGGGGGCTATATTGTCCGGAGCCGGTTTTTAGAACAAAAATTGAAATGGAAAAAATGATGAAAGGCGATTTGTTAAAAGTTGTATCTGATGACCCTGATTCTGAAGAAGATATATCAAGATGGGTCAATAGAAATGGTCATGAATTATTGTCCTTAAACAAGACAGATAAAGATTTGGAGTTTACAATTAAAAAGGCAAAATGA
- a CDS encoding PLP-dependent cysteine synthase family protein, with amino-acid sequence MSTSTITPYSSNIIERIGNTPLIELKKFSTNKTKIYAKLEWYNPFGSVKDRAAYWMIKNAERQNILKKDKSIIIEPTSGNTGIALTGIASHLGYKVEIVIPEKVSRETKDILKKLGATLHETSDDLCPRVGAGTDQSIALAYAISKPRPDVYYMPNQYENDSNFYAHYESTGPEIWKQTEGRVTHFFTGCGTGGTITGTGKFLKEKNSDVKVIAVQAQRNHLLQGLRNFEESAKPELFLRREDVVDEWYTATNEKSFTMAKEIALKENILVGPSSGSVLAGMMDLVEKNSDRENVFVGIFADDGRKFKSLYKEQGIFTDEEFDKYLKSSRFMTQLAYN; translated from the coding sequence ATGAGTACTTCAACTATCACCCCGTATTCAAGTAATATAATAGAAAGGATTGGTAACACCCCATTAATAGAACTAAAGAAATTTTCAACTAATAAGACCAAAATTTACGCAAAGCTCGAATGGTATAATCCATTCGGATCTGTTAAGGACAGAGCTGCGTATTGGATGATTAAGAATGCTGAACGTCAGAATATTCTAAAGAAGGACAAAAGCATAATAATAGAACCAACTTCTGGAAACACCGGAATTGCATTAACTGGTATTGCATCGCACTTAGGATACAAAGTTGAAATCGTCATACCCGAAAAAGTGAGTAGAGAAACAAAAGATATATTGAAAAAATTAGGAGCAACGCTCCATGAAACATCAGATGACTTGTGCCCTAGAGTTGGTGCAGGAACGGATCAAAGTATAGCTTTAGCCTATGCTATATCAAAGCCCAGACCAGATGTATACTACATGCCAAATCAGTACGAGAATGATTCGAATTTCTATGCCCACTACGAAAGTACCGGTCCTGAAATATGGAAGCAGACTGAAGGTAGGGTAACACACTTTTTTACAGGTTGTGGAACTGGAGGAACAATCACTGGTACGGGTAAATTTTTAAAAGAAAAAAACAGCGATGTAAAAGTAATAGCTGTTCAAGCCCAAAGGAATCACCTATTGCAAGGTTTGAGGAACTTTGAAGAATCAGCAAAACCTGAGCTATTTTTGAGAAGAGAAGATGTGGTTGATGAATGGTACACTGCTACAAATGAAAAATCCTTCACAATGGCTAAAGAGATAGCACTAAAAGAAAACATTTTAGTAGGTCCATCTTCAGGGTCGGTGCTTGCAGGAATGATGGATCTAGTAGAAAAAAACTCAGATCGGGAAAATGTCTTTGTGGGAATCTTTGCTGATGATGGCCGTAAATTTAAGAGTCTTTATAAAGAACAAGGGATCTTTACAGATGAAGAGTTTGATAAATATTTGAAAAGTAGTAGGTTCATGACCCAATTAGCATACAACTAA
- the trxB gene encoding thioredoxin-disulfide reductase, with product MMNLAEDVAAKSDDTASKNVIDNHFDVAIIGSGPAGYTASIYTSRAKLKTIIISGSLPGGQLMTTTDVENFPGFPNGITGPELMMNMQQQSERFGTKIEVDEVTSVDFKRRPFRIKTGSSEYLAKSVLISTGASPRKLGIKGESVFSGRGVSYCATCDGPFFRDQELLVVGGGDTALEEATFLTKFGKSVKVIHRRDKLRASKILQERAFENPKIEFIWNSAVVNIEGQNKVASVTIKNIKTGEETVLNAGGLFVAIGHEPNTALFKGQINLDERGYVIINNNTKTNIEGVFAAGDVHDHRYRQAITAAGFGCMAALDIEKWLSETKGK from the coding sequence ATGATGAATCTAGCTGAGGACGTTGCAGCCAAATCTGATGATACTGCGTCTAAGAACGTAATCGATAACCACTTTGATGTAGCCATAATTGGATCAGGTCCAGCTGGATATACAGCGTCAATTTATACTTCTAGAGCAAAGTTGAAAACGATAATCATTTCGGGAAGCTTGCCAGGTGGACAATTGATGACCACTACTGATGTCGAAAATTTTCCTGGATTTCCAAATGGTATAACAGGCCCAGAATTGATGATGAATATGCAACAGCAATCAGAAAGATTTGGTACCAAAATTGAAGTAGATGAAGTAACAAGCGTAGATTTTAAGAGAAGACCTTTTCGGATAAAAACTGGGTCCTCTGAATATTTGGCCAAAAGCGTTTTAATCTCTACTGGTGCGTCTCCAAGAAAATTGGGCATAAAAGGTGAGAGTGTGTTTTCTGGTAGAGGCGTTTCATACTGTGCTACTTGTGATGGTCCATTTTTTAGAGATCAAGAGCTTTTAGTAGTAGGTGGAGGGGATACCGCATTAGAAGAAGCAACCTTTCTGACAAAATTTGGAAAATCAGTTAAGGTCATTCATAGACGGGACAAATTGAGAGCGAGCAAGATCCTACAAGAACGTGCATTTGAAAATCCAAAAATTGAATTCATATGGAATTCTGCCGTTGTTAATATTGAAGGCCAAAACAAGGTTGCTTCAGTTACTATCAAAAATATCAAAACGGGGGAAGAGACAGTCCTTAATGCAGGTGGTCTCTTTGTTGCAATTGGGCATGAACCCAATACAGCGCTATTCAAAGGTCAGATAAATTTGGATGAACGAGGTTATGTTATAATAAACAACAATACAAAGACAAACATCGAGGGAGTTTTTGCAGCCGGCGATGTACATGACCACAGATATAGACAAGCTATTACTGCCGCCGGATTCGGATGCATGGCAGCGCTGGATATAGAAAAGTGGTTATCAGAAACCAAGGGAAAGTAG
- a CDS encoding homoserine dehydrogenase, translated as MRIIVCGLGVVGQSFLKLLLASSTSLYKDYGIKPRIIACVDSKGIAYSPTGLDLEKVLTTKQNFGSLKGFDGPKLDYVNYIEDLDAEVFLELTPTNLQTAEPGLSNIISALRSKKNVITVNKGPLALSFSSLIELADYNNVMLRFSGTVGGGTPVLEFAKHCLKGDKITSFTGILNGTTNYILTRMADGLPFHEALDDAKQKGYAEANPSLDIDGDDAAAKLVIMANWIMGYKVTLRDVDKVGISNVKQEDINKAAIEKKSIKLIAKCDKNELFVKPIPISKDDPIYVNGTLNAVTFRSEHSGEQTIIGKGAGGMETASSILRDLIEIRQNMTTYELV; from the coding sequence ATGAGGATAATCGTTTGCGGTTTGGGTGTTGTAGGACAAAGCTTCCTAAAATTACTTTTGGCAAGTTCTACTTCTTTATACAAAGATTATGGAATTAAACCTAGAATAATTGCCTGTGTTGACAGTAAAGGTATTGCATATTCACCAACCGGTCTTGATTTAGAAAAAGTCCTAACAACCAAACAAAATTTTGGTAGTTTAAAAGGTTTTGATGGACCTAAGCTAGACTATGTAAATTATATAGAGGACCTAGATGCAGAAGTATTTTTGGAGCTTACACCTACTAACCTTCAAACAGCAGAGCCAGGCCTATCGAATATTATTTCTGCACTACGATCAAAAAAAAATGTTATAACAGTCAACAAGGGTCCCCTTGCCTTATCGTTTTCTTCACTAATAGAACTTGCAGACTACAATAATGTGATGCTACGTTTCAGCGGAACAGTTGGTGGTGGTACCCCAGTTTTGGAATTTGCAAAACATTGTCTTAAGGGAGACAAGATTACGTCATTCACTGGAATTTTGAATGGAACGACAAATTATATACTTACTAGGATGGCAGACGGGTTGCCATTTCACGAAGCCCTAGATGATGCTAAACAGAAAGGATATGCAGAAGCAAACCCTTCGCTTGATATCGACGGTGATGATGCGGCAGCCAAGTTGGTAATTATGGCAAATTGGATAATGGGCTACAAAGTAACGCTACGAGATGTAGACAAAGTCGGAATCTCTAACGTAAAACAAGAAGATATCAACAAGGCAGCCATTGAAAAAAAATCCATAAAATTGATTGCCAAGTGTGACAAAAATGAATTATTTGTAAAACCGATTCCTATTTCAAAAGACGATCCGATTTATGTAAACGGAACATTAAATGCGGTTACTTTCAGATCTGAACACTCAGGCGAACAAACCATAATTGGAAAGGGAGCTGGTGGTATGGAAACTGCAAGTTCTATTTTAAGGGATCTGATAGAGATAAGACAAAACATGACAACTTATGAATTGGTCTAG
- a CDS encoding DUF47 family protein, translated as MYSGELEFQAKRKTIAILQEQTNKILNLSREMALMTNAIFEGNKTKMAESFERMTLIENEIVILRKQITREVIAIGSLMTYREDLLRTAYFIDEISGYIGGISFRLSNIDPQVIRERFEVDLKSMVDIIIDVIFKINEMSRTLTIKPEHTIELAGEVQKIESEVDKKYREMTIKALDCVYSPKDLILFKDTIEGIEGMVDKCQQASNSFTILALSI; from the coding sequence ATGTATAGCGGTGAGCTGGAATTCCAGGCAAAGAGAAAAACGATAGCCATATTACAAGAACAAACAAACAAGATTCTAAATTTATCAAGAGAAATGGCATTGATGACTAATGCGATATTTGAAGGAAATAAGACAAAAATGGCAGAGTCTTTTGAACGTATGACATTAATCGAAAATGAAATTGTTATACTAAGGAAACAAATTACTAGAGAGGTCATAGCTATTGGAAGCCTTATGACATATAGAGAGGATTTGTTGAGAACCGCATATTTTATCGATGAAATATCTGGATACATAGGAGGCATTTCGTTTAGATTATCAAATATTGACCCACAGGTTATTCGAGAAAGGTTTGAGGTTGATTTAAAAAGCATGGTTGACATCATTATTGACGTTATTTTCAAGATAAACGAAATGTCGAGGACTCTCACCATAAAACCAGAGCACACAATAGAACTAGCAGGAGAGGTTCAAAAGATAGAATCAGAGGTGGACAAAAAATATAGAGAAATGACTATCAAAGCATTAGATTGTGTGTATAGTCCAAAGGATTTAATACTTTTTAAAGATACTATTGAAGGGATTGAAGGCATGGTTGACAAATGCCAACAAGCATCTAATTCCTTCACAATATTAGCATTAAGTATTTGA
- the endA gene encoding tRNA-intron lyase translates to MMQFTGQLIENRIFIHDLDESRRLFADGYYGKPLGISKPKNADFNSPLVLDLIEGYYLILKNKLYVFKYNGTPVSSDEILKECKKQYVNFKVKYKVFENLRDKSYVVTPGIKFGCDFAVYIHGPGIDHAPYLVKVLLDNEKITSIDIVLAGRLATTVKKQFVLAIVNEKEDTLKFVGFDWWRA, encoded by the coding sequence ATGATGCAATTTACTGGCCAGCTAATTGAAAATAGAATCTTCATCCATGATTTAGATGAATCAAGAAGATTGTTTGCTGATGGGTATTATGGAAAACCGCTTGGAATTTCAAAACCCAAAAATGCCGATTTCAACTCTCCACTTGTATTAGACCTCATTGAAGGCTATTATCTGATATTAAAGAACAAACTCTACGTTTTTAAATATAATGGGACCCCTGTATCTTCAGATGAAATCCTAAAAGAGTGCAAAAAGCAGTATGTAAATTTCAAAGTAAAATATAAAGTATTTGAAAATCTCAGAGATAAAAGTTATGTTGTAACACCTGGTATCAAATTTGGGTGTGATTTTGCAGTCTACATTCATGGTCCTGGGATAGACCATGCCCCCTATCTGGTAAAAGTTCTACTAGATAATGAAAAGATCACAAGTATTGATATTGTACTTGCTGGTCGACTAGCAACTACAGTTAAAAAGCAATTTGTCTTGGCCATTGTCAATGAGAAAGAAGATACACTAAAATTTGTAGGATTTGATTGGTGGAGGGCGTGA
- a CDS encoding UDP-N-acetylglucosamine 2-epimerase, which yields MKFLRDELDIRKSRKTEHIGKNQYDVKIDLSNLQEINVGKKSLPILVNRKNLESIFSNSYLYDKALAIVIGTKPDFYKQAPLLIEAKRQGLPSFIISTGQHYDNLLGYGIKEFDLYESIICDLQIRGDLIQKSSDLMLKFGYFGRYLKNRMHGKGILPIVHGDTLVAGVATLSWVFGLGQKVGQNESGLRSMSPVSIVDIKANRVPSYDTIEKFVTDQLSVKWFLTREEPFPEQIDTWICSSGTKFFFAPTKLNKEHLIREGYPDEDINVVGNSVVDAIDLKRKTKIRKSIFESYPQLESGDWIRMDIHRRENLTNHRFNAIMGGLVDLIQKTRFKIVLVLLNGTISALNRYNLYTKLLELEKTYPDKFLITNLWKEYGNVVEFLDSGKCWAEITDSGSMQEELLYFRNVCSFTVRFNTDRPETIFDAKGNVLVPPINRYWLPRIVSAVYEKREDLGFDFRKKKKIYGQPGQVSKKIIRILKKEFERKESNFFPWLHQRLHYWQEVEDFDYL from the coding sequence TTGAAATTCTTGAGAGATGAATTGGATATCCGAAAGTCAAGAAAAACTGAACATATTGGAAAGAACCAATATGATGTAAAGATCGACTTGTCGAATCTACAAGAAATTAATGTAGGCAAGAAGAGTCTACCAATACTAGTTAACAGGAAAAATTTAGAATCTATTTTTTCAAATAGCTATTTATATGATAAAGCTCTTGCAATCGTAATCGGTACCAAGCCTGATTTCTATAAACAAGCCCCTCTTTTGATAGAAGCAAAAAGACAGGGCCTACCTTCATTTATTATTTCTACAGGACAACACTATGATAACCTACTGGGATACGGTATTAAGGAATTTGACCTCTATGAATCCATTATTTGTGACTTACAAATTAGAGGAGATCTTATTCAGAAATCCAGCGACTTAATGCTCAAATTTGGATACTTTGGACGGTATCTTAAGAATAGAATGCATGGAAAAGGAATTTTGCCGATTGTTCATGGGGATACGCTGGTCGCAGGAGTAGCTACTTTGTCATGGGTATTTGGATTGGGGCAGAAGGTAGGACAAAACGAATCTGGACTCCGTTCTATGAGTCCAGTAAGTATTGTAGATATTAAGGCTAATAGAGTACCTAGTTATGATACTATTGAAAAGTTCGTTACTGATCAATTATCAGTCAAATGGTTCTTAACTCGAGAAGAACCATTTCCCGAACAAATAGATACCTGGATATGTTCATCAGGGACTAAATTCTTTTTTGCTCCCACCAAACTAAATAAAGAACATCTCATTAGAGAAGGGTATCCTGATGAAGATATTAATGTAGTAGGAAATTCCGTAGTAGATGCCATTGATTTGAAAAGAAAAACCAAGATTAGAAAGAGTATATTTGAGTCGTATCCACAATTGGAATCTGGAGACTGGATACGCATGGATATACATAGGAGGGAGAATTTGACCAATCATAGGTTCAATGCAATTATGGGAGGTCTTGTCGATCTGATTCAAAAGACCAGGTTTAAGATCGTATTGGTTTTACTAAACGGTACGATATCAGCTCTAAATAGATATAATTTGTACACAAAACTATTGGAACTTGAAAAGACCTATCCAGATAAATTTTTGATTACTAATTTGTGGAAAGAGTATGGCAACGTGGTAGAGTTCTTGGATAGCGGGAAATGTTGGGCTGAAATTACTGATTCAGGGTCGATGCAAGAAGAGCTCTTGTATTTTCGCAATGTTTGTTCCTTCACTGTGCGTTTTAACACCGATAGGCCAGAAACGATCTTTGATGCTAAGGGAAATGTTTTGGTACCTCCGATAAACAGATATTGGCTACCAAGAATTGTTTCTGCTGTCTACGAAAAAAGAGAGGACCTTGGCTTTGATTTTAGGAAAAAGAAAAAGATCTATGGCCAACCAGGTCAAGTATCCAAGAAGATTATAAGGATATTGAAAAAGGAATTTGAGAGAAAAGAAAGTAACTTTTTCCCTTGGCTTCATCAAAGACTACATTACTGGCAAGAGGTAGAGGACTTTGATTATCTTTAA
- a CDS encoding galactose-1-phosphate uridylyltransferase, with translation MSELRKDYYVPDKYVLIPNNFDQINKFSELIYNEQQTTSKTDSRECPYCPCSVEECNNLVLSFVVKEGILQRLYDTTEEENQNWAIRVFECRDPIVTSVSNHQYSDKPFYREPACGYDLIVVPTPEHNIALSELSVDQWTNLLLVLQDRVRWLYSQRGVTYVAIYASRGLNDGNKIKHPHFHITTFSAIPPIIEKEAKTFHQSMNESGSCPACDMIGTEINGPRQLFSTDNFIALVPWAPTYNYEFWICPRKHSTFFSKATQKEIKDLALVVSSSLRGMDKVLGTTDFNIAFHISPEKKNSRQLHWHLEIYPLVTSWSGLERGFGIFVNTPTPEESAKLLGEASRKELARLIGVI, from the coding sequence TTGTCTGAGTTAAGAAAAGATTACTATGTACCTGACAAGTATGTTTTAATACCAAATAATTTTGATCAAATAAATAAATTTTCTGAATTGATTTACAATGAACAGCAAACCACTTCTAAGACCGATTCTCGTGAATGTCCATACTGTCCCTGTTCAGTCGAGGAATGCAATAATTTGGTTTTATCCTTTGTTGTAAAAGAAGGCATACTGCAAAGGCTATATGATACTACAGAAGAAGAAAATCAAAATTGGGCCATTCGTGTCTTTGAATGTAGAGATCCTATTGTAACTTCTGTATCAAATCACCAATACTCCGATAAGCCATTTTATAGAGAGCCAGCTTGCGGTTATGACCTTATCGTTGTCCCTACTCCTGAACACAACATTGCACTTTCGGAATTATCAGTCGACCAATGGACGAATTTATTGCTGGTTTTACAAGACAGGGTTAGATGGCTATATAGCCAAAGAGGAGTAACATATGTAGCAATTTATGCAAGCAGAGGATTAAATGACGGCAACAAGATAAAACATCCACACTTTCATATTACAACCTTTTCAGCCATCCCTCCAATTATTGAAAAAGAAGCAAAGACTTTTCATCAGTCAATGAATGAGAGTGGGAGTTGTCCGGCATGTGACATGATTGGAACTGAGATAAATGGTCCAAGACAACTTTTCTCTACCGACAATTTCATTGCTTTGGTTCCTTGGGCTCCTACTTATAATTATGAATTTTGGATATGTCCAAGAAAACATTCAACTTTTTTTTCGAAGGCAACTCAAAAGGAGATTAAAGACCTTGCACTCGTTGTCAGCTCTTCACTTCGGGGAATGGATAAAGTATTAGGTACTACGGATTTCAACATTGCTTTTCATATTTCTCCTGAAAAGAAGAACAGTCGGCAGCTCCACTGGCACTTGGAAATCTACCCTCTTGTAACTTCGTGGTCTGGATTAGAAAGAGGATTTGGGATTTTTGTAAATACTCCCACACCAGAGGAATCGGCCAAATTATTAGGAGAAGCTTCAAGAAAAGAATTGGCTCGATTAATTGGGGTCATCTAG
- the prf1 gene encoding peptide chain release factor aRF-1, with amino-acid sequence MPQSTTAEKWDSVKKYKLTKMLNDLSKITGHGTELVSVYIPPKRPIHDVLSQLRNEAGTATNIKSDLTRNHVQDALNKTMEQLKLYKEPPENGLVIFCGAIPTGKGIGTEKIEIFTVIPPKPVQINLYRCDDHFWLDHIKEMLKDDRTIGIISIDTQEAGLGILTGDRWETVETLTSGVSGKHRQGGQSARRFERLRDNELNEYYRRVADYAQKIFIDEYTVKGLIIGGPGPTKDTFIREEYLDYRLQNNILATLDTSYSGDEGVREIIDKVNEQGIMAEFRSMEEKKIVKKFMSEIFSGKGLGIYGLHEVVNYLRNGVTESIIATDNIDLVYLEVICNKCGNIFEKFVERDQLVDNKQSILSSPCVKCSSLDYQIKEKDFIDYLDELASLSGTKLDIISSKTEEGAQIESLGKIGALLRFKPLS; translated from the coding sequence ATGCCGCAGTCGACCACCGCTGAGAAATGGGATTCAGTAAAGAAATACAAACTTACTAAAATGCTAAATGACCTTTCCAAGATTACAGGTCACGGAACGGAATTAGTAAGTGTTTATATACCACCTAAAAGACCAATACACGACGTTTTATCTCAGTTAAGAAACGAGGCCGGGACTGCCACTAACATAAAATCAGATCTGACAAGAAACCACGTCCAAGACGCTCTAAACAAGACAATGGAGCAACTCAAACTCTATAAGGAACCACCCGAAAACGGACTGGTAATTTTTTGTGGTGCAATCCCTACTGGAAAAGGCATAGGGACTGAGAAGATTGAGATTTTTACAGTAATTCCCCCAAAACCTGTGCAGATTAATCTGTATAGATGTGATGATCATTTTTGGCTTGATCATATTAAAGAGATGCTGAAGGATGATAGAACAATCGGAATAATATCGATAGATACGCAAGAGGCTGGTTTAGGAATCCTCACCGGAGATAGATGGGAAACGGTAGAGACTCTCACATCTGGAGTGTCTGGCAAGCACAGACAAGGAGGACAATCAGCAAGAAGGTTTGAGAGATTACGGGACAATGAGTTAAATGAATATTATCGTCGCGTTGCTGATTATGCTCAAAAGATCTTTATCGATGAGTATACCGTTAAAGGTTTGATAATAGGGGGTCCAGGTCCAACGAAAGATACATTCATACGTGAGGAATATTTGGATTATCGACTACAGAACAACATACTCGCAACATTAGATACGTCATATTCTGGAGATGAGGGAGTGAGGGAAATAATTGACAAAGTAAATGAACAAGGGATAATGGCGGAATTCCGTTCGATGGAAGAAAAGAAAATTGTAAAAAAATTTATGAGCGAGATTTTTTCAGGCAAGGGGCTGGGTATATACGGTTTGCATGAAGTTGTTAATTACCTGAGAAATGGTGTCACTGAATCAATAATCGCAACTGATAATATAGATCTAGTTTACTTGGAAGTTATTTGCAACAAGTGTGGAAACATTTTTGAGAAATTTGTAGAAAGAGATCAACTTGTAGATAATAAACAATCAATATTGTCTTCACCTTGTGTCAAGTGTAGTAGTTTGGATTATCAAATAAAAGAAAAGGACTTTATAGATTATCTAGATGAACTTGCATCATTGTCAGGGACAAAGTTAGATATCATATCTTCTAAAACAGAAGAAGGGGCGCAAATTGAAAGTCTCGGCAAAATAGGTGCCTTGTTGAGGTTCAAACCATTATCCTGA
- a CDS encoding alkaline phosphatase family protein → MTKARTVYVLLDGVGDLPHPDLNDLTPLEAAYTPHLDKIARMGVSGKVISVGDGIAPQSDIAVFNMLGYNFKDVEYFGRGVVECIGCGIDFVDGDLALRGNFATIEGTSKKIIDRRAGRNISKEDSNAICKLIRENVKLDNVEYSIEPTIGHRVVLRFRRKGLKLGQNITNTDPAYDKVNGIGIALDTSNSDLYVTRSQARDENSRVSSEIVNDFSDKVIDILDGCQINKEREQRGLLPINCILMRDAGNKYPFVADINKKYGLSFASLVDMPVEIGISKIVGMKAYEGGSTNDYDLKAKTLLKILKNHDLIYVHIKGPDEFGHDGDARGKKRNIEEIDKHFFKILCEGLEEIAGEYDTRFIICGDHSTPCIKKAHTDDPIPLLISGKGLAGDGTTRFTESNSKRGSIGKIYGYKVIEEALRIFNRDNNRVTSG, encoded by the coding sequence TTGACAAAGGCTAGAACCGTGTACGTATTGTTGGATGGCGTTGGTGATTTACCGCATCCAGACCTAAATGATCTAACTCCGTTGGAGGCTGCTTATACTCCTCATCTTGATAAGATTGCTAGAATGGGCGTATCAGGGAAAGTCATTAGTGTGGGAGATGGAATCGCTCCTCAATCAGACATTGCGGTCTTTAATATGCTGGGTTATAATTTCAAAGATGTAGAATACTTTGGTAGAGGAGTAGTTGAATGCATTGGCTGTGGAATAGATTTTGTCGATGGGGACTTGGCCTTAAGAGGCAATTTTGCAACCATTGAAGGTACAAGCAAGAAGATCATCGATAGGAGAGCTGGAAGGAATATATCAAAAGAAGATTCAAATGCGATTTGTAAATTGATAAGAGAGAATGTCAAGTTGGATAATGTCGAATATTCTATTGAACCTACAATAGGACATAGGGTAGTATTGCGGTTTAGACGAAAAGGTTTGAAATTGGGTCAAAACATTACTAACACGGATCCTGCATATGATAAGGTCAACGGCATAGGAATTGCTCTAGACACATCAAATTCTGATTTATATGTTACAAGATCTCAAGCTCGTGACGAAAATTCTAGAGTGTCTTCAGAAATAGTCAATGACTTTTCAGATAAAGTGATAGACATTTTGGATGGTTGTCAAATAAATAAGGAGAGAGAGCAAAGAGGTCTTTTACCAATCAATTGTATTCTAATGAGGGATGCGGGAAATAAATATCCTTTCGTTGCCGATATTAATAAGAAATATGGGCTCAGTTTTGCTTCGCTTGTCGACATGCCTGTTGAAATTGGAATTTCAAAGATTGTGGGAATGAAAGCATATGAAGGAGGATCTACTAATGATTATGATTTAAAGGCTAAAACTCTATTAAAAATACTCAAAAATCATGATCTGATCTATGTTCATATAAAGGGACCAGATGAGTTTGGGCATGATGGTGATGCAAGAGGGAAAAAACGGAATATCGAAGAGATTGATAAACATTTCTTTAAAATTTTGTGTGAAGGATTAGAAGAAATAGCTGGCGAGTATGACACCCGTTTCATAATTTGTGGAGATCATTCTACCCCTTGTATAAAAAAGGCACATACAGATGATCCTATACCGCTACTCATATCTGGTAAAGGACTTGCAGGAGATGGAACCACTCGTTTTACGGAATCAAACTCGAAACGTGGTTCGATTGGCAAAATATATGGATACAAAGTAATTGAAGAAGCATTGAGAATTTTCAACAGGGACAACAATCGGGTAACATCAGGATAA
- a CDS encoding exonuclease: MTSGETKIYLDPRNLSSENFVFISHAHSDHLVSKSSLKKLNLKKKIMCSQETIAIANIRGHVFDTFEDCHGNFKFIDTGHILGSRGLLIEDKILYTGDLSIRERAFISKPIIPKVETLIIESTFGKREYIFPPLNRVIHEVNSLISSMYDRGVPVILMGYSLGKAQILTSLFGSWKPLIVHDEILKFNQVYRKFGINLEEELPLTFAMEKGILNKKPWILIHPLVNSNHVIINMLKKKYGAITIGFSGWGVKKNYKYMMNLDHVFPFSDHCDFKELLEVVTKCKPNKIYTFHGFEVEFARELVNMGYDAEPAIHRNQYPIQKVKNSSKIELMDTYL, from the coding sequence TTGACCAGCGGGGAAACAAAAATATATTTAGATCCAAGGAATCTCTCTTCTGAGAATTTTGTATTTATCTCACACGCACATAGCGATCATTTAGTTAGTAAAAGCAGTCTAAAGAAATTAAATCTAAAGAAAAAAATCATGTGTTCTCAAGAGACTATAGCTATAGCAAACATAAGAGGGCATGTTTTTGATACTTTTGAAGATTGTCACGGGAATTTTAAATTTATTGACACAGGACATATCCTTGGTTCGCGAGGTCTTTTGATAGAGGATAAAATACTTTACACAGGTGATTTATCTATCAGAGAAAGAGCATTCATATCAAAACCAATTATTCCAAAAGTTGAAACGCTCATCATAGAATCAACATTTGGTAAACGGGAATATATTTTCCCCCCTCTAAACCGCGTAATCCATGAGGTAAATTCTCTTATTTCAAGCATGTATGATAGAGGAGTACCAGTCATCCTGATGGGTTATTCTCTAGGTAAAGCTCAAATATTAACATCCTTGTTTGGTTCATGGAAACCACTTATTGTTCATGACGAAATTTTAAAATTCAATCAGGTATATAGAAAATTTGGAATTAACTTAGAAGAAGAACTACCTCTTACTTTCGCCATGGAGAAAGGAATATTAAACAAAAAGCCTTGGATCCTTATCCATCCCTTAGTAAATTCGAATCATGTAATTATCAATATGTTAAAGAAAAAATATGGTGCAATAACGATTGGATTCAGTGGTTGGGGAGTGAAAAAGAATTACAAGTATATGATGAATCTTGATCATGTATTTCCATTTAGTGATCATTGCGATTTTAAGGAACTATTAGAAGTTGTTACTAAATGTAAGCCGAACAAGATTTACACATTTCATGGTTTTGAAGTTGAATTTGCGAGGGAGTTAGTGAATATGGGTTATGATGCAGAACCTGCAATCCATAGGAATCAATACCCCATACAAAAAGTCAAAAACAGCTCTAAAATAGAGCTAATGGACACCTACCTTTGA